TGATGTAGCAGTAGTAAAAGTAAAAAAAGCAGATAAACTTGGAAATATATTGATGTATGGAACAAATAAATCACACTCTGTAATGATGTTAACAGCAGCTAAAACTACAATAGTAGAGGCAGAAGAGATAGTTGAAATTGGAGACTTAGAACCTAATGAAATCACATTACCGGGAATTTTCATAGATTATATTGTTAAAGGAGATGAAAAACATGCTAGATAGTAATAAAATAAAGGAAATTATAGCTAAAAATATAGCTTTAGAATTAAAACCAAATAGCTATATCAATTTAGGAGTAGGGGTTCCAACTTTAGTGGCAAACTACATAACACCAGAGCAAAATATAATCTTACACGCTGAAAATGGTTTAGTAGGAACTGGAAGAGATTTAACAGTGGAAGGACTTAGATGTTATCAGCTCTTCAGGATTTCCAGCTACATATATGAAAGGTGCAGCATTTATGGATAGTTCACTATCGTTTGGAATCATCAGAGGAAAACATCTTGATGCAACAGTTTTAGGAACAATGGAAGTAGATCAAGAGGGGAATATAGCAAACTACATTATTCCTAATAAATTAGTTTCTGGAATGGGAGGAGCAATGGATCTATGTGTTGGAGCAAGAAATGTAATAGTTGCAACAACTCATACAAATAAAGGGAAAGCAAAAATACTAAAAAAATGTACTATTCCATTAACTGCACAAAAAGTTGTGACTAAAATAGTTACAGAGAAAGCAATCTTTGATGTGAAAGATAATCATTTAGAATTAGTAGGATACAATCCACTTTTTACAGTTGAGGATATTTTAAAAGAAGTAGAGGCAGATGTTATAGTTTCAGAAAACTTAAGAGAAATGTCAATATAAGGAGGATAAAAATGATAAAGTTTATAAATGATAATATAGTATTTGTAGGTGCAGCACGTACTCCAGTAGGAGCTTATTTAGGAGATTTAAAAACAGTTAAAGTACAGGAACTAGGAGTTATAGCATTGACTGAAGCAATAAAAAGATCTAAATTAGAAAAAGAAGATATAGATGAAGTAATTTGTGGACATGTTACAGGGTCTCAAACAACTAATAACCTGGGAAAAATTATAGGAATAGATGCTGGATTGCCTGAAAAATCAACAGGGATGACAGTAAATAGAATATGTGGATCAGGAATACAATCGGCTATTTGTGCAACACTTGAACTATTAACAGGAAAGAAAAAAGTAATAGCTGCTGGAGGAGCAGAATCTTTATCAAGAGCTCCATATCAACTTCCTGAAGAAATTAGATTTCAAGGATTAAGAATGGGAGATTCTAGATTAATTGATGCAAATGATGAGGGACACCGTACAGCATCTGGTAAAAATTCAGGAGTAAATCATATGGGAAATACTGCTGAAAATGTAATAAGAATGTTAAATATTCCTAGAGAAGTACAGGATCAATTTGCTTTTGATAGTCAAATGAAAGCTAAAGAGGCCATAGAAAATGGAAGATTTGCTCAAGAGATTGTTCCAGTGGAGATTAAAGAAAAAAAAGGAAAAGTAACAATAGTAAGTGCTGATGGACATCCAAAACCTAATACAACTTTAGAGGCATTAGCTAACTTAAAACCTGTTTTTGAAGTAGATGGATGTGTGACAGCTGGAAATGCATCAGGGCTTAATGATGGAGCAGCATTTGAAATAATGACAACAGAAACTATTGCTAAAGAGAGAGAGCTAGAGATAATGGGAAGAGTTATAGACTATGCTATTACAGGAATTAAACCTAATATTATGGGGTTAGGACCAGTTGCAGCGATTGAAGAAGTATGTAATAATAATA
The window above is part of the Fusobacterium varium genome. Proteins encoded here:
- a CDS encoding thiolase family protein, which codes for MIKFINDNIVFVGAARTPVGAYLGDLKTVKVQELGVIALTEAIKRSKLEKEDIDEVICGHVTGSQTTNNLGKIIGIDAGLPEKSTGMTVNRICGSGIQSAICATLELLTGKKKVIAAGGAESLSRAPYQLPEEIRFQGLRMGDSRLIDANDEGHRTASGKNSGVNHMGNTAENVIRMLNIPREVQDQFAFDSQMKAKEAIENGRFAQEIVPVEIKEKKGKVTIVSADGHPKPNTTLEALANLKPVFEVDGCVTAGNASGLNDGAAFEIMTTETIAKERELEIMGRVIDYAITGIKPNIMGLGPVAAIEEVCNNNNLNLLEDIDILEINEAFAGQTLGCLMELGIDLNSDFYKTKFNPHGGAVALGHPLGMSGARIITSILYEFKNRPEIRYAIASACIGGGQGIALLIENGYYNHEK